In Pseudomonas leptonychotis, the genomic stretch TGGTGCATCGAAAACCGGTGGTCAGCAGCATGCGCATGCGCCAGCCCCAGCTTTCGGTGATGTCCATACGCCGTTGCGGCGGTGCGATCAATGCCATGCCCACCAGACGGTCATCAATCAGCAGGCCGATACCCGGCAGGTCTTCAGAAAAGTGCTGCTGCACCAGCTCACGCACTGTGGCGCGCACGCGCTGGTCGTAACCTGGCCGCTCGGCTTCAAACAGGTAGGCAAAGGTCGGGTCATGACGATAGGCGTGATACAGCAGAGAGCGCGCTTCACGGGCATAACCGCCATCAAGCATACGAACTTCAGCGGGGCTGTTGGGCATAGGGCTGACCTCTGTTTTTATTGGTTTATCGAGCCTTGCGCCACGTTAGCACCGCCGCCCGGTAGCCGCCACAGGCTGGTCGGCGCGCGGTCTAATCGGCTAGCATCACGGGCTATCCAACGCCTCAGTCAGGACTGCCGCCCATGAAGATCGTTTCCTTCAATATCAATGGCCTGCGTGCACGCCCACACCAATTGGCAGCGCTGATCGATAAGCACCAACCCGATGTCATCGGCCTGCAAGAAACCAAAGTCTCAGACGAGCAGTTCCCCGAAGCGGAAATCCGTAAGCTCGGTTACCACGTGTATTACCACGGCCAGAAAGGCCATTACGGCGTCGCCCTGCTCTCGCGCCAGGAGCCGCTAAGCCTGCACAAAGGCTTCCCCGGTGATGCCGAGGACGCCCAACGGCGCTTTATTTACGGCACCTTCGCCGATGCCCAGGGCAACCCAGTCACGGTGATGAATGGCTACTTCCCCCAGGGTGAAAGCCGCGACCATCCGACCAAGTTCCCGGCCAAGCAGCGCTTTTACGCCGACTTGCAGCAATTGCTGCTAAGCCAGTTCAGCCCCGAACAAGCGCTGGTGGTGATGGGTGATATCAACATCTCAACCGAGGACATTGATATTGGCATCGGTGAACCGAACCGCCTGCGCTGGCTAAAAACCGGTAAGTGCAGCTTCCTGCCGGAAGAGCGTGAGTGGCTAGCCACTCTGAAAAGCTGGGGCCTGGTCGACAGCTTTCGCCAGCTCTATCCGCAGGTGAATGACCGTTTCAGTTGGTTTGATTACCGCAGCCGTGGCTTCGAGGATGAACCGAAACGCGGGCTGCGTATTGACGTGATCCTCACGTCACAAGCGCTGCAGGCCCGTATCAAAGAGGCGGGGGTCGATTACGATTTGCGCGGCATGGAAAAACCCTCGGATCATGCGCCTATTTGGCTTCAGCTTGGCCAGTAAGCCCGGAATAGAAACCTCATCCGTATAAGTGACTGTCATATTGCAGTCACTTTTTTGTCTTATCGTCGCGGCACTTTCACTCACCCATACAAGGTGTTTGCCGCATGCTGCGCGCCCGCTCTGCTTCTGATCGTGAAACCTGGACCCGTGCCTTTAGCTTCCTGCTGCTGGGTTCTATTTGCTATGCCTTGCCCTGGTCTGTGTTCGCTGCGCTGCCCATCCCTTATGACGACAGCAGCGTGTTGCGTATTCAGGGCTCCAATACCATCGGTGCGCGGCTAGGTCCGGCCTTGGTCAAGGGCTTGTTGGAAGAACAAGGCCTGAGTGCGATTCGTATTGAAGCCGGCGCAGCCGAAAACGAGCAGAGGATCATTGGTAAGAGCGCCGATGGTCGTACGGTGAGCATTGAGGTAGCCGCCCACGGTTCGGGCACCGGCTTTACTGCACTGGCCGATGGCAGCGCCGAATTGGCCGCTTCGTCACGACCGATCAAAGACAGCGAAGCCGCCAGCCTGCAAGCGCTGGGTGATCTTAAAAGCGCCAGCGCCGAGCAGATTATCGCCCTCGATGGTCTGGCTATCATCCTGCACCCAGGCAACCCCCTCTCCGCGTTAAGCACCGTGCAACTGGCGCAAATATTTGCGGGCGAAATTACCGACTGGGCACAGCTTGGTGCACCAGCCGGCGCCATCACCTTGTACGCACGTGATGACAAATCCGGCACCTACGACACCTTTAAGGAGCTGGTGCTCAGTGCCAACGGCAAAGCTCTGGCCCCTGGCGCCAAGCGTTTTGAGTCCAGCGAAAAACTTTCCGACTTGGTCAGTCAGGACCCTAACGGCATCGGCTTTATCGGTCTGCCCTATATTCGCCAGGCCAAAGCCGTGGCAATTGCCGCCGGCGAGTCGCAGCCCATGCTGCCAAGCCTGACCCTGATCGCCACCGAAGACTATCCGCTGTCACGCCGACTGTTTTTGTACAACCAACCGGACTTGAATAATCCGTGGGCCCGCGCCCTGGTGAAGTTCGCCCACAGCCCGCGTGGCCAGGCGATTGTCGACCAGAACGGTTTTATCGCGCAGACCGTGCAGGCGGTAACAATCGCGCAGAATCCGGACATGCCGCCGCGTTACCAAGCTCTCGCCAAGGCTGCACAACGCCTGTCGGTGAATTTTCGCTTCCAGGAAGGCAGTGCCAACCTTGATAACAAAGCCTTGCGCGACATCAAACGACTGATGAGTTACCTGAATGCCCAGGATAAGTTGCGCAATAAGGTGGTGCTGGTCGGCTTTGGCGACGCCAAGACCGATCCAGCCCGTGCCGAACTGCTGTCCAAGCTACGCGCCATGGCCGTGCGCCGTGAGCTAAGCAAGCAAGGCGTGATCTTCCGCGAGATCATCGGCCTTGGCGACGAACTGCCGGTGGCCACCAACAGCGCCGATGACGGGCGGATCAAGAACCGCCGAGTGGAAGTCTGGGTGTACTGATGACGTAGCGCCAGAATGCACAAGGCCCGCTATCGCGGGCCTTGTGCTGTAGTAAGCCGGCGCTTTAGCGGCTGGCGTTCATCACTTCTTTCGAGACGTACTTACCGATCTCGAACTTGCCGATGGCCGCGCGGTGTACTTCGTCCGGGCCGTCGGCCAAGCGCAAGGTGCGCTGCATGGCGTACCAGTAGGCCAGCGGGAAGTCGTTAGAGACCCCAGCACCACCGTGAATCTGGATAGCCCGGTCGATCACCTTGAGTGCCACGTTCGGTGCGACCACCTTGATCTGGGCGATTTCACTGGCAGCGACTTTGTTGCCGACGGTGTCCATCATATAGGCCGCGTTGAGGGTCAACAGGCGCGCCATGTTGATCTCCATACGCGAGTCGGCGATCAGGTCGATATTGCCACCCAGACGCGCCAGCGGCTTGCCGAAGGCAGTGCGGTTGATCGAGCGTTCGCACATCAGTTTCAACGCGCGCTCAGCCATGCCAATGGAGCGCATGCAGTGATGAATTCGGCCTGGGCCAAGGCGGCCCTGAGCGATCTCGAAGCCACGGCCCTCACCCAGTAACACGCTGTCGTAAGGCACTCGCACGTTCTCGAACAGCACTTCGGCATGGCCATGCGGTGCGTCGTCGTAACCGAATACGGGCAACGGACGCAGTACTTTCACCCCAGGCGTGTCCATTGGCACCAGAATCATCGAATGCTGGGCATGGCGTGGTGCATCGGGGTTGGTCAGGCCCATAAAGATCATGATCTTGCAGCGTGGATCGCACGCGCCGGAAGTCCACCACTTACGGCCGTTGATCACCCACTCATCACCCTCGCGCACGGCGCTGGCTTCCATATTGGTGGCATCGGAGGACGCAACGCCCGGCTCAGTCATGGCAAAAGCCGAACGAATGGTGCCGTCCAGCAACGGCTTGAGCCATTTCTCTTTCTGCGCCTCATTGGCATAACGCACCAGCACTTCCATATTGCCGGTGTCGGGCGCTGCGCAATTGAACGGCTCTGGGCCGATCAGCGAGCTGCCCATGATTTCGGCCAGCGGCGCGTACTCGCTGTTGGTCAAACCAGCACCCAGCTCGGAATCTGGCAGAAACAGGTTCCACAGACCTTCGGCTTTAGCCTTGGCTTTCAGCTCTTCCATGACCGCAGTCGGCTGCCAACGGTCGCCTTGGTTGACCTGCTGTTCAAACACAGCTTCCGCTGGGTAGACATGGGTTTCCATAAACGCAGTGACGCGTTCACGCAGTTGCTGAACCTTGGGGGAGTAGGCGAAATCCATGGATGGCTACCTTCTGACGCTGATTTTTAGGGAATTCGGTGAGGTGCAAATGATGCTAGAGCAGGGATTAAGATTTATCTAATCTATTCTCACCGTGTATAAACATTCATCACCGATATATGATTCACTAATACCGACAACCTGCGGAGCGAGCGTGTAATGAATCTCAACAAGGTCGATCTCAACCTGTTTGTCGTCTTCGATGCCATCTACACTGAAGCTAATCTGACCCGCGCAGGGCAGATCGTCGGCATTACCCAGCCCGCAGTGTCTAACGCCCTCGCGCGCCTGCGCGAAACCTTTAATGACCCGCTGTTCGTGCGTACCGCTCAAGGCATGGTGCCCACACCGATGGCGCAGAACATCATCAGCCCGGTACGCAATGCCCTGCAGCAGCTGCGCATCTCGGTGCAGGAAAGCCGCATCTTCAACCCTGCCCAAGCCAACAAAACCTTTCGCATCAGCATGACTGACCTCACCGAGGCCATCGTTTTGCCGCCACTGTTTCAACGTCTGCGCCGCATGGCGCCGAACGTGAATATTGAAAGCATGTTGGCGCGCCGCCGTGAAACCACCAAGGAACTGGCCGCCGGTCGATTGGATTTTGCCGTGGATGCACCGCTCAACACCGATCCGCAGGTGCGCCACGTTAAGCTGATGGAAGATCGCTACGTCTGCGCCATGCGCCGTGGTCACCCCATGGCCAAGGACAAACTTAGCCTGGACGAATACATGGGCCTGACCCATATCCATATTTCCAGCCGTCGTAGCGGCTTAGGTCATGTCGACCTGGCACTGGGTCGCATGGGTATTCAGCGCAAGATCGCCCTGCGCTCGCAGCATTACTTGATGGCCACCACCGTGCTGCAAGGCACCGACATGGCCATGACCGTGCCTGAGCGCTTTGCCCGGCGTAACGACCTGCATTATGTGGAGCTGCCGATTAAGGACATGACACCGCTGGAAACCCATCTGTACTGGCACGAAAGCACCGACCAAGACCCGGCCAACCGTTGGATGCGCGAGCAGATCATCGAAATATCTCAGCAAGCCACGGCTCAGGAAAAGAAAGCCTAACGGCGAATGCGCCACGCTATTTGTGAGCAAGTAAATCGCCTGCTAGAGGCCAGCACTATGCTTCAATGACCTGGACGGCCCTGCCTTTGAAACCGCTGGCGATGAGCTCAGGTGCCGCACGAGGAACACAGCATGAATTCAATCCGGATTATCTCCATCGCCCTGATCGTGGCAGGCCTATTAGGGCTGCTGTATGGCGGCTTCAGTTACACCAAGGACACCACCGCAGTGAAGCTCGGCCCGATCGAACTCTCGGTGCAGGAGAAGGAAAGAGTCAACGTGCCAGTTTGGGCGGGTATCGGCGCCATACTCGCCGGCGGTTTGCTGTTCGGCTTTGCCGGCAGAAAGCCTTAGGCCTTCCGTTTACCCCAAGCGCTTAGCTCGGGACCGATCAGGGACGATTGTTTGCCACTTAAACTGCTATTTATCTGCGCCAAGAACCGCCTGCGCAGCCCGACCGCCGAACAGTTGTTCGCTGACTGGCCTGGCGTGGAAACCGCATCGTCCGGCGTCAATCACGACGCTGACACGCCGGTCTGCCCAGAGCTATTGGCCTGGGCGGACCTGATTCTGGTGATGCAACGGATTCATCGCAGCAAACTCACCCGCAAGTTCAAAGCTCAGTTGGGTAGCAAGCGCATCGTCTGCCTGGATATCGCCGACGATTACGCGTTTATGGATCCGGCGCTGATTGACCTGCTAAACACACGGGTACTGCGCTATTTGCCTATACAACAGCCCGCCAGCTAACCGCTTATCCCTGGTCAGCCAGCTTTCGCTTGTATTCTCGGCTCAACACTTCATGGCGTGTTGAGCTAAAAGCGCTAAGCAACTGTTTTTAAAGTGATCATGCCCCGCTAGAAATCCCCCTCACTCGGTGCTTAATTAAGTGAGTTGACTAAATGGGCTCGCAGCTTTACGTTAACGTAAAGGTAAGCAAGAGCGTTGCGCATGTCTGTCATCACCTACTCCATTTCTGAACTGGCCCGCGAGTTGGATATCACCACTCGCGCCATCCGCTTCTATGAAGAACAACAGATGCTCAGCCCTGAGCGGCGTGGCCTTGAGCGTATTTACACCGCCAAGGACAAGGTCACCCTCAAGCTGATCCTGCGCGGCAAGCGCATCGGTTTCTCCCTAGCCGAATGCAAAGAGCTGATTGAGCTGTACGACCCCGTGCACGGCAATCACAAGCAGCTACACACCTTTATGAGCAAGATCGCCGAGCGTCGTGCGCAATTGCAGCAGCAGCTTCTGGACATCGAACAGATGCAGCTTGAGCTCGATACCGCCGAGGAGCGCTGCCTCGCAGCCTTATCCGAAACCGATAAAAAACAAGTGTTTACCTCTTAAACCTAAGAACAATTAATACAGGTGGAACCATGAGCTATCCGTCCCTCAACTTCGGCCTCGGCGAGACCATCGACATGCTGCGTGACGCGGTGCGTCAGTTCGCCCAAGGCGAACTGGCTCCACGTGCCGCGCAGATCGACCGCGACAACGAGTTCCCCATGGACATGTGGCGCAAGTTCGGCGACATGGGCCTGCTCGGCATGACCGTCGCCGAAGAATACGGCGGCACCAACATGGGCTACCTGGCCCACGTGGTGGCCATGGAAGAGATCAGCCGCGCCTCGGCCTCGGTCGGTCTGTCCTACGGTGCTCACTCCAACCTGTGTCTGAACCAGATCCACAAGAACGGCACACCTGAGCAAAAAGCCAAGTACCTGCCCAAGCTCTGCTCCGGCGAGCACATTGGTGCCCTGGCGATGAGTGAGCCTAATGCTGGCTCCGACGTGGTGTCGATGAAACTGCGCGCTGACCGCAAAGGCGATCACTACGTGCTTAACGGCAACAAGATGTGGATCACCAACGGTCCGGATGCCCACACCTACGTGATCTACGCCAAGACTGACGTCGCCGCCGGTTCCAAAGGCATGACCGCCTTTATCGTCGAACGCGACGCCAAAGGTTTCTCCCGCCACCAGAAGCTTGACAAGCTGGGCATGCGCGGCTCCAACACCTGCGAACTGGTGTTTCAGGATTGTGAGGTGCCGGCGGAAAATATCCTCGGAGCCGAAGGCCGTGGCGTGGCCGTGCTGATGAGCGGCCTGGATTTTGAGCGCACCGTGCTCTCCGGCGGCCCGACCGGGATCATGCAGGCCTGTATGGATGTGGTCGTGCCCTACGTGCACGAGCGCCGCCAGTTCGGCCAGTCGATCGGCGAGTTCCAGCTGATCCAAGGCAAGCTGGCCGACATGTACGCCGGGATGAACGCGTCCAAGTCCTACCTGTACAACGTGGCCAAGGCCTGCGATCGCGGCGAAGAATCGCGCAAAGACGCCGCTGCGGTGATCCTCTACACCGCCGAAATGGCCACCAAAATGGCCCTAGATACCATCCAGATCCTCGGTGGTAACGGCTATACCAACGAATACCCGGCGGGCCGCCTGCTGCGTGACGCCAAGCTGTATGAGATTGGCGCTGGCACCAGCGAAATTCGCCGCATGCTGATCGGTCGCGAGCTGTTCAACGAAACCAAATAGCACTAACTCGTAGGGTGGAAAACCGCGAAGCGTTTTCCACCAGAGCCGGTGGATGGACAAAGCGCCATCCACCCTACGGACTGAACCGGAGCCAACTCAATGGCCATCCTGCACACCCAGATTAATACCCGTTCGCCGGAGTTCGCTGCCAACACCGCCGCGATGCTCACCCAGGTGAACGACTTGCGCGCCCTGCTCGCCCGCGTTCACGAAGGCGGCGGGGCCAAGGCCCAGGAACGCCACACCTCACGCGGCAAGTTGCTGCCCCGCGAGCGTATCAACCGCCTGCTCGATGCCGGCTCGCCCTTCCTCGAAATCGGCCAGTTAGCCGCCTACGAGGTGTATGGCGAAGACGTACCAGCAGCCGGCGTGGTGGCGGGCATTGGCCGGGTTGAAGGCGTCGAATGCATGATCGTGGCCAACGACGCCACGGTAAAAGGCGGCAGCTACTACCCGCTGACGGTGAAAAAGCACCTGCGTGCGCAAACCATCGCTCAGCAGAATCGCCTGCCGTGCATCTACCTGGTCGACTCCGGCGGCGCCAACCTGCCGCGCCAAGATGAAGTATTCCCGGATCGCGAACACTTCGGTCGCATCTTCTTCAATCAGGCCAACATGAGCGCCATGGGCATTCCGCAAATCGCCGTGGTCATGGGCTCTTGCACCGCGGGCGGCGCTTACGTGCCGGCCATGGCTGATGAAGCGATCATGGTGCGCAACCAGGCCACCATCTTCCTCGCCGGCCCGCCGCTGGTAAAAGCGGCGACTGGCGAAGTGGTCAGCGCCGAAGACCTCGGCGGCGCCGATGTGCACTGTAAAACCTCAGGCGTGGCCGACCATTACGCCGACAACGATGAACACGCCCTGGCATTGGCGCGGCGCAGCATCAGCAATTTGAACTGGTGCAAGCTCGGCGTACTCAACAAGCGCGCGCCGATCAACCCGCTGTACAACGGTGACGAGCTGTACGGAGTGATCCCGGCCGACGCCAAGCAGCCGTTCGATGTGCGTGAAGTAATCGCCCGCACCGTTGACGGTAGCGTGTTCGATGAATTCAAAGCGCTGTTTGGCGCAACCCTGGTCTGCGGTTTTGCACATATCCACGGCTATCCGGTGGCGATCCTCGCCAATAACGGGATTTTGTTCGCTGAATCGGCACAAAAAGGCGCGCACTTCATCGAGCTGGCCTGCCAGCGCGGCATTCCACTGCTGTTTCTACAGAACATCACCGGCTTTATGGTCGGGCAGAAGTACGAAGCCGGCGGCATCGCCAAGCACGGCGCCAAGCTGGTCAACGCCGTGGCCTGCGCCAAGGTGCCGAAGTTCACCGTGATCATCGGTGGCAGCTTCGGCGCCGGTAACTACGGCATGTGCGGCCGCGCCTTTGAGCCACGCTTTCTGTGGATGTGGCCGAATGCGCGCATCGGCGTGATGGGCGCCGAACAGGCTGCCGGCGTGCTGGTGCAGGTTAAGCACGAGCAAGCCGCCCGCGCCGGGCATGAGTTCTCCGCAGAGGATGAGGCCAAGCTCAAGCAGCCGATCCTCGAGCAGTACGAGCGCCAGGGCCACCCCTACTACTCCAGCGCCCGACTGTGGGACGACGGCGTGATCGACCCGGCGCAAACTCGCGATGTACTGGGCCTGGCGCTGTCCGCCAGCCTCAACGCGCCAATCGAGCCGACCACCTTTGGTGTGTTCCGCATGTGACCTGCCTATGTGGGAGGGACTTTAGTCGCGACAAGTTGAAAAGAATCGCGGCTAAAGCCCCTCCCACAAGAATTGGATAATCTTTTGAGTCAGAACTCCATGACCGATTTCACCACCATCCAGCTCGAAACAGACCCACGCGGCTTCGCCACGCTATGGCTCAATCGCGCCGACAAGAACAACGCCTTTAACGCCGAGATGATTCGCGAACTGATCCTCGCCCTCGATGCGGTGATGGCCAACAAGTCCCTGCGCTTTCTGCTGCTGCGTGGCCGCGGCAAGCACTTCTCCGCTGGCGCTGATTTAGCCTGGATGCAACACGCCGCTACACTCGACTACACCGCCAATCTGGCTGACTCGCGCGAGCTGGCCGAGCTGATGCACAACCTTTACCAGTTGAAGATCCCGACCCTGGCCGTGGTCCAAGGTGCGGCCTTCGGCGGCGCGCTGGGCTTGATCAGCTGCTGCGATATGGCCATTGGCGCCAGCGATGCGCAGCTGTGCCTGTCGGAAGTGCGCATCGGTCTAGCGCCCGCTGTAATCAGCCCCTTCGTCGTGCAAGCGATTGGCGAGCGCGCGGCGCGGCGATACGCGCTAACAGCCGAGCGTTTTAGCGGTGAACGCGCGCAAGAGCTGGGCCTGTTTGCCGAAAGCTACCCGCCTACCGAACTCGACACCCAGGTAGAAAACTGGGTCGCCACCCTGCTGCTCAATAGCCCGCAGGCCATGCTGGCCAGTAAAGACCTGCTGCGTGAAGTCGGCAGTGGCGTACTGACCCCGGCCCTGCGCCGCTATACCGAAAACGCCATTGCCCGTATCCGCGTCAGTGCGGAAGGTCAGGAAGGTCTGCGCGCTTTCCTGGATAAACGCAAACCGAGCTGGCAGGAGTAATGACCATGATCATCGTCCTTGACGCAGTGGTTATTTTCGCCCTGCGCGGCCAGCTGCTCGATAAACCTAAGCCCGCCTGGCAGGAGCCATCCGCATGAGCCTCAAGCCTATCGACACATTGCTGGTAGCCAACCGTGGCGAAATCGCCTGCCGGGTGATGCACACGGCCAAAGCCATGGGCATTCGTACGGTGGCGGTACACAGCGCCATCGATGCAAACGCGCGCCATGTGCGCGAAGCCGATGTGGCAGTAAACCTCGGCGGGGCCAAGCCGGCAGACAGTTACCTGCTGGTGGATAAGCTGATCGCCGCCGCCCAGGCCAGCGGCGCCCAAGCGATTCACCCTGGCTATGGCTTTCTTTCGGAAAACGCCGGCTTTGCCCGCGCCATTGAAGCCGCTGGGCTGATCTTTCTCGGCCCGCCTGCCTCAGCCATCGATGCCATGGGCAGCAAATCCGCCGCCAAAGCCTTGATGGACGCCGCCGGCGTACCGCTGGTGCCGGGTTATCACGGCGAAGCGCAGGATGCGCAAACCTTCTGCGACGCGTCTGCGCGTATCGGCTATCCCGTACTGCTCAAAGCCACGGCAGGTGGCGGCGGCAAGGGCATGAAGGTGGTTGAACGCGAAAGCGAACTGGCCGAAGCGCTGGCCTCGGCCCAGCGCGAAGCGCAGTCGTCGTTTGGCGACTCGCGCATGCTGGTAGAGAAATACGTGCTCAAGCCACGCCATGTGGAAATCCAGGTATTCGCCGACAGCCACGGTAACTGCCTGTACCTGAATGAGCGCGACTGTTCGATCCAACGCCGTCACCAAAAAGTGGTCGAAGAAGCACCCGCACCGGGGCTTACGCCTGAGCTGCGCCGCGCCATGGGCGAAGCCGCGGTAAAAGCCGCGCAAGCCATCGGCTATGTCGGCGCTGGCACCGTGGAGTTCCTGCTGGATGAGCGCGGCGACTTCTTCTTTATGGAGATGAACACCCGCCTGCAAGTCGAGCACCCGGTCACCGAACTGATCACCGGCCTTGACCTCGTCGCTTGGCAGATCCGCGTAGCCCGTGGCGAAGCACTGCCGATCAGCCAAGAGCAAGTACCACTGATAGGCCACGCCATCGAAGTGCGCCTGTACGCCGAAGACCCGGACAACGACTTTCTCCCGGCTACCGGCACCCTGGCGCTGTACCGCGAAGCAGCAGCGGGCCCAGGCCGGCGCGTCGACAGCGGCGTCAGTGAAGGCGATGAAGTCTCGCCGTTCTACGACCCTATGCTCGGCAAGCTGATCGCCTGGGGCGAAAACCGCGAAGAGGCACGCCTGCGCCTGCTGGCCATGCTCAAGGAAACCTGCGTGGGCGGCGTGCGCACCAACCTGACATTCCTCACCCGCGTACTGGCCCACCCGGCCTTTGCCGCAGCGGAACTGGACACCGGCTTTATCCCGCGCCATGAAGCACAACTGCTGCCACCAGTGAGCGAACTGCCTGCCGAGTTCTGGCAGTTAGCCGCCGATGCCTTCGTGCAGAGCGAGGCGCCGCAGCAGCGCCATGACGACTACCACTCTCCGTGGGCCAGTAACAACGGCTTGCGCCTGGGTTTACCGGCAGAAACCGACCTGCATCTAAGCTGCCAAGGCGAACGGCAGGTGGTGCGCCTGCGTCACGCGGCCGCCGCAACGGTGCAGTTGCACGGCGAAACGCTGTCGGTGACCTGTGATGGTTTGCGCCAGCAGCATCAGGCGATCCGTCGTGGGAATACGTTGTATCTGCACTACGCCGGCGAACTGCGCAGCATTCAGCGTTTCGATCCCATCGCCGAAGTCGAAGCCAGCCACAGCCAGCACGGCGGCCTTACCGCCCCCATGAACGGCAGCATCGTGCGGGTACTGGTCGAAACCGGTCAGCAGGTCGAAGCCGGCACCGCACTGGTGGTGCTGGAAGCAATGAAGATGGAGCACAGCATCCGCGCCGCCCATGCCGGAACGATCAAGGCGCTGTATTGCAACGAAGGCGAGATGGTCAGCGAAGGCGCGGTGCTGGTCGAACTCGACGAAGCAAACACATCGGATGACGCTGTTTAAAGGATGATCCGTGGGAGGGGCTTTAGCCGCGAGCGGTATATCGCATGTCGCGGCTAAAGCCCCTCCCACAGCCCAGTGACACCAGATCAAACCATTGCAACGTAGGATGGGTTGAGCGCAACGATACCCATCAATAGGCACAACGAGGCAGCCATGAACCTACCCAAACAAGTGCGCCTGGTCGAAGTCGGCCCGCGCGACGGTTTGCAGAACGAGAAACAACCGATCAGCGTCGCCGACAAAGTGCGCTTGGTCGATGACCTGTCCGCCGCTGGGCTGGGTTATATCGAAGTCGGTAGCTTCGTCTCGCCCAAGTGGGTGCCGCAGATGGCCGGCAGCGCCGAAGTGTTTGCGCAGATCCAACAGCAACCCGGCATTACCTACGCAGCCCTCGCCCCCAATCTGCGAGGCTTTGAGGCCGCGCTTGAGGCCGGGGTAAAAGAAGTCGCCGTATTTGCTGCTGCTTCTGAGGCCTTCTCGCAAAAGAACATCAACTGCTCAATCGCCGAAAGCCTTGAACGTTTTGTGCCGCTAATGGACGCGGCCAAGCAGCACGGTGTGCGCGTGCGTGGCTATGTCTCTTGCGTACTGAGTTGCCCCTATGACGGCAGCGTGCCGCCCGAGCAGGTCGCCAGCGTAGCTCGCGAGCTGTACAAGATGGGTTGCTACGAAGTCTCGCTGGGCGACACCATCGGTGCCGGCACCGCAGGTGCAACCCGTCACCTATTTAACGTGGTTGGCCGTGAAGTACCACGCAACTTGCTGGCCGGGCATTTCCACGACACCTACGGCCAGGCCCTGACCAATATTTACGCCAGCCTGCAGGAAGGCATCAACGTATTCGACAGTTCGGTCGCCGGTTTGGGCGGTTGCCCTTACGCCAAAGGCGCAACTGGTAACGTCGCCACTGAAGATGTGTTGTATCTGCTCAATGGCTTGGGCATCGCCACTGGCATTGATATGGACAAGCTGATCGACGCTGGCCAGCGTATTTGCACGGTGCTGGACAAAGCCAACGGCTCGCGAGTGGCACGGGCCAAACTGGCCAGCCAATAACAAGCCCACAGCGGCATGGGCGGTGTCAGGCTTTCTTTACATACTGTAAAGCCCCGCCTTCAAGCACGCTGCCGATTGCCCGAGAGCGGTGCGCGCCGGCTACAGCAGCGCGGCAGGTGTGCCAGCAAAGCCACCGCCGAGGCCCATTCACGCATCCGGCGACCCGCTAGGCTTGCAGCAATAAGCCGGCTTATCGCGCCGGCATAACAAGAACTGAGGAAGCATGATGCAACAGCCCCTATGGACGCCTTCTGCCGAACGTATTGCAGCGACGCGGATGGATGCCTTCCGGCGTTTCGTCAATCAGCGCCACAATCTGCAACTGGCCGATTACCCAGCCCTGCACGCCTGGAGTGTGGATCAGCGCGAGGTGTTCTGGCAGGCCATCGTCGAGTTCTTCGAGGTTCGCTTCAGCGGCAAAGCCG encodes the following:
- a CDS encoding GNAT family N-acetyltransferase, with translation MPNSPAEVRMLDGGYAREARSLLYHAYRHDPTFAYLFEAERPGYDQRVRATVRELVQQHFSEDLPGIGLLIDDRLVGMALIAPPQRRMDITESWGWRMRMLLTTGFRCTKRYLEYHDAVIACLPPGPYHVLPLLGVHPEYQGKHLGEQLLEALHNWCAEDASSQGVVLDTGNAHYLDFYKRQGYEEIGEVAIGPIIEHVFFHPNPQTAIKASA
- the xthA gene encoding exodeoxyribonuclease III; this translates as MKIVSFNINGLRARPHQLAALIDKHQPDVIGLQETKVSDEQFPEAEIRKLGYHVYYHGQKGHYGVALLSRQEPLSLHKGFPGDAEDAQRRFIYGTFADAQGNPVTVMNGYFPQGESRDHPTKFPAKQRFYADLQQLLLSQFSPEQALVVMGDINISTEDIDIGIGEPNRLRWLKTGKCSFLPEEREWLATLKSWGLVDSFRQLYPQVNDRFSWFDYRSRGFEDEPKRGLRIDVILTSQALQARIKEAGVDYDLRGMEKPSDHAPIWLQLGQ
- a CDS encoding substrate-binding domain-containing protein; this encodes MLRARSASDRETWTRAFSFLLLGSICYALPWSVFAALPIPYDDSSVLRIQGSNTIGARLGPALVKGLLEEQGLSAIRIEAGAAENEQRIIGKSADGRTVSIEVAAHGSGTGFTALADGSAELAASSRPIKDSEAASLQALGDLKSASAEQIIALDGLAIILHPGNPLSALSTVQLAQIFAGEITDWAQLGAPAGAITLYARDDKSGTYDTFKELVLSANGKALAPGAKRFESSEKLSDLVSQDPNGIGFIGLPYIRQAKAVAIAAGESQPMLPSLTLIATEDYPLSRRLFLYNQPDLNNPWARALVKFAHSPRGQAIVDQNGFIAQTVQAVTIAQNPDMPPRYQALAKAAQRLSVNFRFQEGSANLDNKALRDIKRLMSYLNAQDKLRNKVVLVGFGDAKTDPARAELLSKLRAMAVRRELSKQGVIFREIIGLGDELPVATNSADDGRIKNRRVEVWVY
- a CDS encoding acyl-CoA dehydrogenase, which produces MDFAYSPKVQQLRERVTAFMETHVYPAEAVFEQQVNQGDRWQPTAVMEELKAKAKAEGLWNLFLPDSELGAGLTNSEYAPLAEIMGSSLIGPEPFNCAAPDTGNMEVLVRYANEAQKEKWLKPLLDGTIRSAFAMTEPGVASSDATNMEASAVREGDEWVINGRKWWTSGACDPRCKIMIFMGLTNPDAPRHAQHSMILVPMDTPGVKVLRPLPVFGYDDAPHGHAEVLFENVRVPYDSVLLGEGRGFEIAQGRLGPGRIHHCMRSIGMAERALKLMCERSINRTAFGKPLARLGGNIDLIADSRMEINMARLLTLNAAYMMDTVGNKVAASEIAQIKVVAPNVALKVIDRAIQIHGGAGVSNDFPLAYWYAMQRTLRLADGPDEVHRAAIGKFEIGKYVSKEVMNASR
- a CDS encoding LysR family transcriptional regulator; translated protein: MNLNKVDLNLFVVFDAIYTEANLTRAGQIVGITQPAVSNALARLRETFNDPLFVRTAQGMVPTPMAQNIISPVRNALQQLRISVQESRIFNPAQANKTFRISMTDLTEAIVLPPLFQRLRRMAPNVNIESMLARRRETTKELAAGRLDFAVDAPLNTDPQVRHVKLMEDRYVCAMRRGHPMAKDKLSLDEYMGLTHIHISSRRSGLGHVDLALGRMGIQRKIALRSQHYLMATTVLQGTDMAMTVPERFARRNDLHYVELPIKDMTPLETHLYWHESTDQDPANRWMREQIIEISQQATAQEKKA
- a CDS encoding low molecular weight protein tyrosine phosphatase family protein, translated to MPLKLLFICAKNRLRSPTAEQLFADWPGVETASSGVNHDADTPVCPELLAWADLILVMQRIHRSKLTRKFKAQLGSKRIVCLDIADDYAFMDPALIDLLNTRVLRYLPIQQPAS